One part of the Vicia villosa cultivar HV-30 ecotype Madison, WI linkage group LG6, Vvil1.0, whole genome shotgun sequence genome encodes these proteins:
- the LOC131612706 gene encoding cysteine-rich receptor-like protein kinase 11, which produces MYHLIFEKIQGVLSSGQLIAVKRLSKHSGQGGEQFKNEGELVAQVQHRNLARLLGFCMEREEKILVYEFVANKSPDYILFDPNKQRLLDWTRHYKIIGGIARGIQHLYEDSRVKIIHRDLKASTYCWNPNISDFGMAKLFGVDQTQGNAS; this is translated from the exons ATGTACCATTTAATTTTTGAGAAAATTCAGGGCGTGCTTTCGAGTGGACAACTAATAGCTGTCAAGAGACTCTCCAAACACTCGGGACAAGGCGGAGAACAATTTAAGAATGAAGGTGAACTGGTTGCACAAGTTCAACATAGAAATTTAGCTAGGCTTCTTGGGTTTTGCATggaaagagaagaaaagatacTTGTTTATGAATTTGTAGCCAACAAAAGTCCTGACTATATTCTTTTTG ATCCTAATAAACAAAGGCTGTTGGATTGGACAAGGCACTACAAGATTATTGGAGGGATTGCTCGAGGCATTCAACATCTTTATGAAGATTCAAGGGTTAAAATTATTCATCGTGATCTCAAAGCTAGCACGTATTGTTGGAATCCGAACATCTCTGATTTTGGCATGGCAAAATTATTTGGAGTCGATCAAACTCAAGGCAACGCTTCCTGA
- the LOC131612707 gene encoding vacuolar protein sorting-associated protein 51 homolog codes for METPPLDDKAKKMRDLLSSFYSPHPAMSPNSPNTISKYTSSDDINSSSFQPDHYMNLMAHEMNLEGLLHKHVEMVTQIKNLDTDLQMLVYENYNKFICATDSIKRMKSNILGMEGNMEQLLDKIMFVQARSDNVNTSLTESREHIEKLNKTCNLLRKIQFIYDLPDRLSKCIKAEAYADAVRFYTGAMPIFKAYGDSSFHDCKQASDEAISIIEEKLQEKLLSDSETTQGRAEAAILLKQLNYPVDNLKEKLLEKLENLLVDIKLIPEVVKTASSCSHEVAFQEFVEAIHAFQVIFPDSETQLVKLAQDLLNKNFLIVEEYVKTRICVEDLLAVLRVVWNDVLKMDEVLQESSLSDHSLEAAKVSVKLYVNTAFSYLMQDISDSLLNVLKRDGVEDHSLEAALDASTKILLQGGRNFLQDVRKILDDDLEILNKLRELISDWVQEGFQNFFKQLQLKFQFLSGRNDLAHFQNHSLVEGSQGDKAFPGLVLVLAQLYAFVDQTAIPQINEELATSFSGDVGGYEHGLHFVSRETSRKFRSASESFLHMYIKMRTQRISLLLKKRFTTPNWVKHKEPREVHMFVDLFLQELKDMGNEVKEILPHGMQKQHHRVDSNGSSNLSLSRSNSIPEEILSRSNTQKGRSQQLFETHLAKLFKQKVEIFTKVEYTQESVIMTMVKLCLKSLQEFVRLQTFNRSGYQQIQLDIQFLRTPLKEIVEDEATMDFLLDEVIVAAAERCLDPAPLEPPILDKLIRAKLIKN; via the exons ATGGAAACACCGCCATTGGACGACAAAGCAAAAAAAATGAGAGATCTTCTGTCTAGCTTCTACTCTCCACACCCTGCAATGTCACCTAACTCCCCTAACACCATCTCCAAATACACCTCTTCTGATGATATTAACTCTTCCTCCTTCCAACCTGATCACTACATGAATCTCATG GCACATGAGATGAATCTGGAAGGGTTACTCCACAAGCATGTTGAAATGGTTACTCAAATAAAGAATCTTGATACTGATTTGCAAATGCTTGTGTATGAGAATTACAATAAATTCATTTGTGCCACAGATTCTATAAAAAG GATGAAAAGCAATATTCTAGGGATGGAGGGGAACATGGAACAACTTCTTGATAAG ATAATGTTTGTACAAGCAAGGAGTGACAATGTGAACACTTCTTTAACAGAAAGTAGGGAACATATAGAGAAATTGAACAAGACATGCAATCTTCTTCGTAAAATTCAG TTCATATATGATCTACCTGATAGACTATCCAAGTGTATCAAAGCTGAGGCATATGCAGATGCAGTCAGATTCTATACTGGTGCAATGCCGATTTTTAAG GCATATGGTGACTCGTCATTCCACGATTGTAAGCAAGCATCTGATGAAGCGATATCTATCATAGAAGAAAAATTGCAG GAGAAACTTCTATCAGATTCTGAAACAACTCAAGGGAGAGCTGAGGCTGCAATTCTCCTTAAGCAGTTGAATTATCCG GTGGATAATTTGAAGGAAAAGTTACTAGAGAAATTGGAAAATCTCCTTGTAGACATTAAGTTGATTCCTGAAGTGGTAAAGACCGCTTCATCCTGTTCTCATGAG GTAGCCTTTCAGGAGTTTGTAGAGGCAATTCATGCATTTCAAGTTATATTTCCTGATTCGGAAACACAGTTAGTTAAACTTGCTCAAGACTTGTTGAACAA AAACTTTCTAATTGTTGAGGAGTATGTGAAGACTAGAATTTGTGTAGAAGATCTACTCGCCGTTCTTC GAGTTGTTTGGAATGATGTGCTGAAAATGGATGAAGTGTTACAAGAATCATCTCTCTCTGACCATTCTCTTGAG GCTGCGAAAGTTTCTGTCAAGTTGTATGTCAATACTGCATTTTCTTATCTAATGCAAGATATCTCAG ATTCGCTATTAAATGTGTTGAAACGGGACGGAGTAGAAGATCACTCACTTGAAGCTGCTTTAGATGCTAGCACAAAAATATTGCTTCAAGGTGGCAGAAACTTCTTGCAG GATGTTCGGAAAATTCTTGACGACGACTTAGAGATCCTAAATAAACTAAGAGAGTTGATTAGTGATTGGGTTCAGGAAGggtttcaaaactttttcaagcAACTTCAGCTCAAGTTCCAGTTTCTTTCAGGAAGAAACGATTTGGCACACTTTCAGAATCATAGCTTGGTTGAGGGATCTCAAGGTGACAAAGCATTTCCTGGTCTTGTCCTTGTGTTGGCACAACTATACGCTTTCGTTGATCAGACCGCCATTCCACAAATCAACGAG GAATTAGCAACTTCCTTTTCTGGCGATGTCGGTGGTTATGAACATGGACTTCATTTTGTTTCTAGGGAAACCTCTCGAAAGTTTAGGTCTGCTAGTGAAAGTTTCTTGCATATG TACATTAAAATGAGAACACAAAGAATATCACTTCTCCTAAAGAAAAGATTCACCACTCCCAATTGGGTAAAG CATAAAGAGCCAAGAGAAGTTCATATGTTTGTCGATTTGTTTCTTCAAGAG CTAAAAGATATGGGCAATGAAGTGAAGGAGATTTTACCTCATGGCATGCAGAAGCAGCACCACAGGGTTGATAGTAATGGAAGTAGTAATTTATCATTATCAAGAAGCAATTCTATTCCAGAAGAGATTTTGAGTAGATCCAATACTCAAAAGGGAAGGAGCCAACAACTTTTCGAAACACATTTGGCGAAATTGTTTAAGCAAAAAGTTGAAATCTTCACTAAAGTAGAATATACACAG GAATCAGTCATTATGACTATGGTTAAACTATGTCTTAAGAGTTTACAAGAATTTGTTAGACTACAGACATTTAACAGGAGTGGATACCAACAAATTCAATTGGATATTCAATTTTTAAGGACTCCTTTAAAAGAAATAGTTGAAGATGAAGCTACAATGGACTTCTTGCTTGATGAG gtGATTGTTGCAGCTGCAGAACGGTGCCTAGATCCAGCTCCATTGGAGCCCCCAATATTAGACAAACTTATACGagcaaaactaataaaaaattga